In a single window of the Euleptes europaea isolate rEulEur1 chromosome 4, rEulEur1.hap1, whole genome shotgun sequence genome:
- the ATP1A1 gene encoding sodium/potassium-transporting ATPase subunit alpha-1: MDELKKEVSLDDHKLSLDELHLKYGTDLSRGLTTARVAEILARDGPNSLTPPPTTPEWVKFCRQLFGGFALLLWIGALLCFLAYGIQAATEEEPNNDNLYLGVVLAAVVIITGCFSYYQEAKSSKIMESFKKMVPQQALVIRNGEKLSINAEGVVVGDLVEVKGGDRVPADLRIISAHGCKVDNSSLTGESEPQTRSPDFTNENPLETRNIAFFSTNCVEGTARGVVINTGDRTVMGRIASLASGLEGGQTPIAAEIGHFIHIITGVAVFLGVSFFILSLILEYTWLEAVIFLIGIIVANVPEGLLATVTVCLTLTAKRMARKNCLVKNLEAVETLGSTSTICSDKTGTLTQNRMTVAHMWFDNQIHEADTTENQTGASFDKTSLTWAALSRVAGLCNRAVFQADQDNVPILKRSVAGDASESALLKCIEVCCGSVKELREKNPKVAEIPFNSTNKYQLSIHKNANPSESRHLLVMKGAPERILDRCSSILIQGKEQPLDEEAKDAFQNAYLELGGLGERVLGFCHLSLPDEQFPEGFQFDTDEVNFPVDKLCFVGLISMIDPPRAAVPDAVGKCRSAGIKVIMVTGDHPITAKAIAKGVGIISEGNETVEDIALRLNIPVNQVNPRDAKACVIHGSDLKDMTTEQMDDILTHHTEIVFARTSPQQKLIIVEGCQRQGAIVAVTGDGVNDSPALKKADIGVAMGIAGSDVSKQAADMILLDDNFASIVTGVEEGRLIFDNLKKSIAYTLTSNIPEITPFLIFIIANIPLPLGTVTILCIDLGTDMVPAISLAYEQAESDIMKRQPRNPKTDKLVNERLISMAYGQIGMIQALGGFFTYFVILAENGFLPSTLLGIRVKWDDRWINDVEDSYGQQWTYEQRKIVEFTCHTSFFVSIVVVQWADLVICKTRRNSVFQQGMKNKILIFGLFEETALAAFLSYCPGMDVALRMYPLKPTWWFCAFPYSLLIFVYDEVRKLILRRSPGGWVEKETYY, encoded by the exons GATGATCACAAGCTCAGCCTCGATGAACTCCATCTGAAATACGGAACTGACCTGAGCCGG GGACTCACAACTGCACGGGTGGCGGAGATCTTGGCTCGGGACGGCCCCAACTCCctcaccccccctcccaccaccccGGAATGGGTCAAGTTCTGCCGGCAGCTGTTCGGAGGGTTTGCACTTCTGCTGTGGATCGGGGCCCTCCTGTGCTTTCTGGCTTACGGCATTCAAGCCGCCACCGAGGAGGAGCCCAATAATGACAAC TTATATCTGGGCGTTGTGCTGGCTGCTGTTGTGATCATCACCGGCTGCTTCTCTTACTACCAAGAGGCCAAGAGTTCCAAAATCATGGAGTCCTTCAAAAAAATGGTTCCCCAG CAAGCTCTGGTGATTAGAAATGGGGAGAAGTTGAGCATCAACGCAGAAGGAGTTGTGGTGGGAGATCTCGTGGAGGTGAAGGGAGGAGACAGAGTCCCGGCTGACCTGAGGATCATCTCCGCTCATGGCTGTAAG GTCGACAACTCTTCGCTCACTGGTGAATCGGAGCCTCAGACCAGATCTCCAGACTTTACCAACGAGAACCCGCTCGAGACGAGAAATATTGCGTTCTTCTCCACCAACTGTGTCGAAG GCACTGCTCGTGGTGTCGTGATTAACACTGGTGACCGTACCGTCATGGGCCGCATTGCCAGCTTGGCCTCCGGGCTGGAAGGCGGGCAGACGCCCATCGCCGCGGAGATCGGGCACTTCATCCACATCATCACCGGCGTGGCCGTATTCCTCGGTGTTTCCTTCTTCATCCTCTCGCTGATCCTCGAGTACACCTGGCTGGAGGCTGTGATCTTCCTGATTGGCATCATTGTTGCAAACGTGCCCGAGGGTCTCCTTGCCACCGTCACG GTGTGTCTGACACTGACTGCCAAGCGGATGGCTCGCAAGAACTGCCTCGTGAAAAATCTGGAAGCGGTGGAAACCCTGGGCTCCACCTCGACCATCTGCTCTGATAAGACCGGCACCCTAACTCAGAACCGCATGACGGTTGCTCACATGTGGTTTGATAACCAGATCCATGAGGCTGACACCACAGAAAACCAGACCG GGGCCTCTTTTGACAAGACGTCTCTGACTTGGGCCGCGCTATCCAGGGTCGCTGGCCTCTGCAACCGTGCTGTCTTTCAGGCTGACCAGGACAATGTCCCCATTTTGAAG AGGTCGGTGGCCGGTGACGCCTCGGAGTCCGCGCTCCTGAAATGCATCGAAGTGTGTTGTGGGTCTGTCAAGGAACTGCGGGAGAAGAACCCTAAGGTGGCGGAGATCCCCTTCAATTCGACTAACAAATACCAG CTGTCTATCCACAAGAATGCCAACCCGTCAGAATCGCGACACCTGCTTGTGATGAAAGGCGCCCCGGAGAGAATCCTGGaccgctgcagcagcatcctgatcCAAGGGAAGGAACAGCCCCTGGACGAAGAGGCCAAGGACGCGTTCCAGAACGCCTATCTCGAATTGGGAGGCCTGGGGGAGAGAGTGCTAG GTTTTTGCCACCTGTCCCTACCGGACGAGCAGTTCCCAGAAGGCTTCCAGTTTGACACGGACGAGGTGAATTTCCCAGTTGACAAGCTCTGCTTCGTCGGGCTGATTTCTATGATTGACCCTCCTCGTGCCGCTGTTCCTGACGCGGTGGGCAAATGCCGAAGCGCCGGCATAAAG GTGATCATGGTGACCGGAGACCATCCCATCACGGCCAAAGCGATTGCCAAGGGAGTGGGCATCATCTCGGAAGGTAACGAGACGGTGGAGGATATCGCACTCCGCCTCAACATCCCCGTTAACCAAGTCAACCCCAG GGACGCCAAGGCCTGTGTGATCCACGGCTCGGACCTGAAGGACATGACGACCGAGCAAATGGACGACATCCTGACACACCACACGGAAATCGTCTTCGCCAGAACCTCCCCTCAGCAAAAGCTGATCATAGTGGAGGGTTGCCAGCGACAG GGCGCCATCGTGGCTGTCACCGGAGATGGTGTGAATGATTCCCCTGCTCTGAAGAAGGCAGACATCGGTGTCGCAATGGGGATCGCCGGATCGGATGTCTCCAAACAGGCGGCGGACATGATTCTGCTGGATGACAACTTTGCCTCTATTGTGACGGGGGTGGAAGAAG GTCGCCTGATCTTTGACAACCTCAAGAAGTCCATTGCTTACACCTTGACCAGTAACATCCCTGAGATCACGCCTTTCCTCATCTTCATCATTGCCAACATCCCCCTGCCACTGGGCACTGTCACCATCTTGTGTATTGACCTGGGCACTGACATG GTTCCTGCCATCTCACTGGCATATGAGCAAGCTGAAAGCGACATCATGAAGAGGCAGCCGAGGAACCCCAAGACGGACAAACTGGTGAACGAAAGACTGATCAGCATGGCTTATGGCCAGATTG GGATGATCCAAGCCTTGGGCGGGTTCTTCACCTACTTCGTGATCCTCGCCGAGAACGGTTTCCTGCCCTCCACCTTGCTGGGTATCCGGGTGAAATGGGATGACCGGTGGATCAACGACGTGGAGGACAGCTACGGGCAGCAGTGG accTACGAGCAGCGGAAGATTGTGGAGTTCACGTGTCACACATCCTTTTTTGTCAGCATTGTGGTGGTGCAGTGGGCAGACCTGGTCATCTGTAAGACCAGAAGAAATTCCGTCTTCCAGCAAGGCATGAA GAACAAGATCCTCATATTTGGGCTCTTTGAAGAGACGGCCTTGGCCGCCTTCCTCTCCTACTGCCCCGGCATGGATGTCGCCTTGAGGATGTATCCTCTCAA GCCGACGTGGTGGTTCTGTGCCTTCCCGTACTCGCTCCTCATCTTTGTGTACGACGAAGTAAGAAAACTCATCCTCAGACGCAGCCCCGGAG GCTGGGTAGAGAAGGAAACCTACTATTAG